Below is a window of Coriobacterium glomerans PW2 DNA.
CGTCCTCTGTTGCGACGCACGTCCATGTAGACCGGCAGGAACGCCGTGACGAGCATGCCGCCCATAACGAGTTCGTAGAGGGTGTTGGGTAGGTTGTTCGATATCTGAAACGCCGTTGAGACGGTGCTGATGCCGATACCGAACGCCATGGCCCACGTGCGTATGAAACCGGTCACGCGCGACAAGACGATGAGTCCGGTCATAAGACGCGCCGAACGCATGACGCCGCCGTAATCGGAGGTGGACATGTCGTCCTCGGCGGCGCTCGCAGCGCTTCCGCGGCCGGGCGCGGGATCTTCGCGCGCGTTCAGCGAAGCGTCCACCTCTGAGCCGCCGCTCGGGCGCGCGTCCGCTCGGTCAGCGCCGCTCGGCGTGCACAGACCCGCAGGCAGGGCGGGTGCGCGATGACAGCCGGGAGGCGGCACGGCACCGGCGGCCTCCAGAAAGGCAGAGGTCTTGTCCGGCTCGATGAGCGGACGCTTGGCCCAACCGGCCGCGTTCAAAAATGCCGACGTCTCATCGGGCCTGCACGAGCCCGGCTCGTCACCGGATCCGAAGTGATTGCCGTCATGACGCGGCTTGTCTGCCATCCGTCCTATCCCTTCTTGCATGTGCGGACCACGATCGCGAGCAGACCGCGCACATGAGCACGGGTGCCTTCTCGTCCGCCGCGGGCCGCGCGACGGGCATGCAGCATACCACATGAGCGCCAACGGATGTGGAGGTCATGGGGTGCGCACCTCGTATCAGTGTAGCCATCTGAGTAATCCGTACCGCGTCCAAGGTGTCATTCCATTGATTTTCTTGCCGGCGCGCGGGCGCGGGCGGCCGAGGTGCGAGCGGGCGCGGGGGCGAGGGCGGGCGGCCGGGTCGCGGGCGCGACCGAGGCGCGGGCGCGGCAGAGGCGCGGTCGCGGGCGACCGAGGTGCGGAGCGCGACAAACGCGCGGTTTTTGACCAGAATACTGCTATTTGACCCCCTGATTGTAGTCAAAAAGCGCGCGGCTGCAGGCATCGGCGGCCGCGCCCAGCGAGGTGCGATTCGATTCGAGCCCGGTGGTGCTCAGAGCGCTCACGGGCACCTTGCTGCTGTCGGTGGCAGCGCGGTTGGAAAACGCCTTGTTTCCGAGCTTCGTCAGAGTGGTGTTGCGATTCAGACCCGTCTGCTCGAGCGCGTAGCAGTAATCTCGATGTCGGCGTCCGAGATCGCGGCGTGATAATCCTTCTGCCCGGACAGGTATCCGTAGATCTCGCACGTCGGGTGCTCCGCATCGTCGTCGGCGACACGGAACCGCTAGGTCACCCTTCTTTGTTCCTTACGCCGATGAACGCGTGGAATTCTTGCACGAGATTTAAAGCTCGCGGGGTCCCCCCGAGATTTAAAGCTCGCGGGGTCCGCCCGAGATTCGGAGCTCGCGGGGCCCGCTTGAGATTCGGAGCTCGCGGGGCCCGCTTGAGATTCGGAGCTCGCGGCGCCCGCCCGAGATTTGGAGCTCGCGGGGTCCCCGTGTCGGCGCGGTGCGCGTCCGCATCGGCGGCGCGGATCCCGCGCGCTGACGGCCGCTCTCCCCCTGCCGTGGCGGCATCCGACCCGGAATGCACTGCGGGGCTCGCCGTGCCCTGGGCCAACATGACCGCCGCGCCCGACGCAAGCAGCACCGCTGCGACGCAGCCGATGAGGACGGCCGACCTCGCAGCAGTTGTCCACGTGCGCCGGCTCACAGTGCAACCGATTCCGTGCGAGGATGCATGCTGCCACGAGGCCGCGGCAAGCCGACTGAGATCGCGCGCGCAACCTAGGTGGAACATATCGACAATCCCGCACGATAATCCGTCACGCTTCGATCCGCTCGCAAATGCCTGAGCGAAACACGGAGAAGTGTCGGCTAGAGCGCCAATCCCCCACGGCGGCGCCAGACAAGCGTCGCCGCGCCGAGTGCCGCCGTCAGCGCCAGTGCGCACGCACCTGCCTGCGCGGGTCCGGACCCGAAGGCACCGGTGCCCGGCAGGGTCGGTGCGGCCTGGTAGCTCATCGTCACATCGATGGCACCGGGCGTCACCGGCTCGTAGTGCTTGCCATCGATCGTGACGGTCCCACCCTCTGCGATGAGGATCTCGCTTACCGAGCCGCAGAGCTGGAAGCCAGCGGGGGCCATCGTGTTGAAGAGATAGTAGTCGCCCGGAGCCAGACCGTATAGGGCTATCGAGCCATCGGTACCCGACACCCGGGGCCAGCCGTTGGGCCCGACCGGGTGGGTCTTGTCCTTATCGATGAAGACCTCGTTGGCCCATTTTGAAGTGTCCGAGACCTTACTCGAGTGGCTCAAGACGTAGCCGGCACCGGCAACCAAAGCGCCACCTGAATCGGCGCTGTGCACCGTGAGAGACATGGAGACCTTGGACTTCCACTGGGCGTAGAGCATCACGGTGGCATCTTGCATCTTGCTCAGATCACCAATCAGAGTCTCCTGGTCGTCGAGATGCTCTCCGCTGCCGTCGGCCATGGTGTTCCACCCGGTAAACTCGAAGTCCTTTCCACGGGTGTACGTGTTTCTCGGCAGCTTCAAAGTCTCGCCGTAGATCTTGGTCTGTGCCGGCATCAAGGTGCCCGAGCCCTTGTTCGGCAAGAAATTTATCGTGTAGCGCACGGCAGGAACCGTGCAATCGAGCGGCGCGGCACCCTTGTCGTCGTATACGTTGTAGCTGCGCCGCGTCGCACCTGCTGGATAGGCGAATTCAGTCTGTCCGACGACGGTGACGCTCAGGTGCTCTTCGTTGGGCGTCAGCTTGCCCTTGGGGTCTTCTTTCTGCGGCAGCGTCTCGAAGCCGAAGTTGACCTTAGTGGAGCCAGGGGGAACGGTTACCGAATACTCTCCCAAGCACCCGCCGTTATCGCGCGATATGCTCAGCCTGAAGCTCTGCTTTGCGAAGACTGTCATGTGCGCCCTCGTGAAATTATTCGTGATCCGTTTAGCAGAGACCTCCTTCATGGGAGTCATGACGACGAGCGTGCCGTCCGTTTGAGAAAAGGTTATATTGTCGTCCGTCAGCGTCGGAACTTCGGCCCATGAGGGGGGCACGAACACCTTGGTTATTTTCGAGCCCGTAAACGTCGACGATTTCGCTCCGCTGCTATCGCGCACAAGCTTAAAACTCTCCGGCGGACCGTTGAGATACAGCCGATCGTAGTTGGTGCCGTCAAATGAGGCGATCCCGATAGTAAGCGGTTTGTCTTTGATTTCGGGTGCGTTCAGCACCAGATCGTACAAGTTGGTGTTTCCGTTGACATCGGGCTCCTTGCCCAAGCTAGGACAGTCATGGAAAGCGCGTGCCCCGATGGAGGTGACCGTCGTGTTCGTCGTCAGACCTGTCGAGGTCAGACTCTTGCAGTCGTAGAAGGGACCCATCTCACCATCCATACCGAGATCTGTCACAGACTTGTTTTTTTCAAGTCCGGTCGTCTTCAGATTCTGATCGTTATCGAAGGCGTTTGCGCGCAGCTGCTTTACCGAGTCATTATCGGCCAAACCGGTCTTATCGT
It encodes the following:
- a CDS encoding leucine-rich repeat protein gives rise to the protein MRSAVLIGCVAATLLASSAAVMWAQGAASPGVHSGADAGQQGSSVKESRVSAHKTTDPERIDGKSGDRAQQADAAATDGSTGAKKSGAGGGLQPASDGTKHQASPTNENSGATSPRAAVVGTRFWGSISVGGKVWRCQYGVTSVDPDNRTVEIGSGVNKENAFQSTQGEVLDPAPSGDVTLPHTIVYNNDVYTVNRVGSMAFWQCYDITSTGLADKDSTILSIGREAYNHDGRIGETGLAENSSVTLIDGGAFSNGNYDKTGLADNDSVKQLRANAFDNDQNLKTTGLEKNKSVTDLGMDGEMGPFYDCKSLTSTGLTTNTTVTSIGARAFHDCPSLGKEPDVNGNTNLYDLVLNAPEIKDKPLTIGIASFDGTNYDRLYLNGPPESFKLVRDSSGAKSSTFTGSKITKVFVPPSWAEVPTLTDDNITFSQTDGTLVVMTPMKEVSAKRITNNFTRAHMTVFAKQSFRLSISRDNGGCLGEYSVTVPPGSTKVNFGFETLPQKEDPKGKLTPNEEHLSVTVVGQTEFAYPAGATRRSYNVYDDKGAAPLDCTVPAVRYTINFLPNKGSGTLMPAQTKIYGETLKLPRNTYTRGKDFEFTGWNTMADGSGEHLDDQETLIGDLSKMQDATVMLYAQWKSKVSMSLTVHSADSGGALVAGAGYVLSHSSKVSDTSKWANEVFIDKDKTHPVGPNGWPRVSGTDGSIALYGLAPGDYYLFNTMAPAGFQLCGSVSEILIAEGGTVTIDGKHYEPVTPGAIDVTMSYQAAPTLPGTGAFGSGPAQAGACALALTAALGAATLVWRRRGGLAL